In one Sphingomonas sp. S1-29 genomic region, the following are encoded:
- a CDS encoding F0F1 ATP synthase subunit C, with protein sequence MDADSIKLLGAGLAAIGAGLAALGVGNVFSAYLQGALRNPGAAASQQGNMFIGFAAAELLGLLAFVVAVLLIFVA encoded by the coding sequence ATGGACGCAGACTCGATCAAGCTGCTCGGTGCCGGTCTTGCAGCAATCGGCGCAGGCCTTGCCGCGCTCGGCGTGGGCAACGTCTTCTCGGCATATCTGCAGGGCGCGCTGCGCAATCCTGGCGCGGCTGCCAGCCAGCAGGGCAACATGTTCATCGGCTTCGCCGCTGCAGAGCTTCTGGGCCTGCTGGCGTTCGTCGTCGCGGTGCTGCTGATTTTCGTCGCCTGA
- a CDS encoding ATPase, producing the protein MPQIEQVAATFASQLFWVVLTFGLAYLIIGRGMVPKVQATMDDRDHQVAGDLQAAEAARVAADADEENWRSQENAAREAARQKLAAAKAQATARTEATLAASDAEHQVRVSAAEAQIAAASQAASGEIEGIAADLARDIVARVSGAPVSEDEARGAVKVVMHG; encoded by the coding sequence ATGCCGCAAATCGAACAAGTCGCCGCAACCTTCGCGTCCCAGCTCTTCTGGGTCGTGCTGACGTTCGGGCTCGCCTATCTGATCATCGGCCGGGGCATGGTGCCCAAGGTGCAGGCGACGATGGACGATCGCGACCATCAGGTCGCCGGCGATTTGCAGGCGGCGGAAGCGGCGCGCGTCGCCGCCGACGCCGACGAAGAGAATTGGCGTTCGCAGGAAAATGCGGCGCGCGAGGCGGCGCGGCAGAAGCTTGCGGCGGCCAAGGCGCAGGCTACCGCACGGACCGAGGCGACGCTCGCCGCCTCGGACGCCGAACACCAGGTTCGGGTCTCGGCGGCCGAGGCCCAGATCGCTGCGGCTTCGCAAGCGGCGTCGGGTGAGATCGAGGGCATTGCCGCTGATCTCGCGCGCGACATCGTCGCTCGGGTATCGGGCGCGCCGGTAAGCGAAGACGAAGCGCGCGGCGCAGTGAAGGTGGTGATGCATGGCTGA
- a CDS encoding F0F1 ATP synthase subunit A: protein MHQFEVQSIADMFTVGGQTIAFTNSALYMVAALIALWAFMLVGMKRQLVPGRGQMMVEGFVGFIDKLLDANIGKAGRKYVPYVFTLFMFILFANLLGLLPLGLAGLHPFTFTSHFTVTGVLAIMSFSIVLIVGFAKHGLRFFSLFAPKGTPIPVLLLVAPIEFVSFMVRPFSLALRLFVAMTAGHILLKVLAYFVINSSAVSAGTGLLVGIPSFALMVGVSALEILVAGVQAYVFALLTSLYINDAEHLHDHH from the coding sequence ATGCACCAGTTCGAGGTGCAGTCGATCGCGGATATGTTTACGGTAGGCGGCCAGACGATCGCCTTCACCAACAGTGCGCTCTACATGGTCGCGGCATTGATCGCCCTCTGGGCGTTCATGCTGGTCGGTATGAAGCGCCAGTTGGTGCCCGGTCGCGGCCAGATGATGGTCGAGGGATTCGTCGGCTTTATCGACAAGTTGCTCGACGCCAATATCGGCAAGGCGGGGCGCAAATATGTGCCCTATGTCTTCACGCTGTTCATGTTCATCCTGTTCGCCAACCTGCTGGGGCTGTTGCCGCTGGGGCTGGCCGGGTTGCACCCGTTCACCTTTACCAGCCACTTCACCGTCACCGGCGTGCTGGCGATCATGAGCTTCTCGATCGTGCTGATCGTCGGCTTTGCCAAGCACGGCCTTCGCTTCTTCAGCCTGTTCGCGCCCAAGGGCACGCCGATCCCTGTGCTGCTGCTGGTTGCGCCGATCGAGTTCGTCTCGTTCATGGTGCGCCCGTTCAGCCTGGCGCTGCGGCTGTTCGTGGCGATGACCGCGGGCCACATCCTGCTGAAGGTGTTGGCGTATTTCGTCATCAATTCCTCGGCGGTGTCGGCGGGTACCGGGCTACTCGTCGGCATCCCCAGCTTCGCGCTGATGGTCGGTGTTTCGGCACTGGAGATTCTGGTTGCCGGCGTGCAGGCCTATGTGTTCGCGCTGCTGACCTCGCTGTACATCAACGATGCCGAGCATCTGCACGACCATCATTGA
- a CDS encoding DMT family transporter codes for MAWIILGIAVCTEIIWALSLKWAGDRGTWLAGSVPIVLSFVNMGLLALAMRGIPAGTAYAVWTGLGAVGVIIGGTIFFGEKISPLQAAFMALIVIGVVGTKFSAQG; via the coding sequence ATGGCGTGGATCATCCTTGGCATCGCGGTCTGCACCGAAATCATCTGGGCGCTCAGCCTGAAATGGGCGGGGGATCGCGGCACCTGGCTCGCCGGATCGGTCCCGATCGTGCTGTCGTTCGTCAATATGGGGCTGCTTGCCCTCGCGATGCGCGGCATCCCCGCGGGCACCGCTTATGCGGTGTGGACCGGACTCGGCGCGGTGGGGGTGATCATCGGCGGGACGATCTTCTTCGGCGAGAAGATTTCGCCGCTCCAGGCGGCCTTCATGGCGCTGATCGTGATCGGGGTCGTCGGCACCAAGTTCAGCGCGCAGGGCTGA
- a CDS encoding AtpZ/AtpI family protein, translated as MAENEPGPDPLPEDARLDSLDERLARAKTQESIRSGETRAQDGEGYRLGNRVLAELVGGMVGGALIGWTLDYFLGTSPWLLLVLLALGIVSAFRNIIRISNRRSK; from the coding sequence ATGGCTGAGAACGAGCCCGGACCGGACCCCCTGCCCGAGGATGCACGCCTTGATTCGCTCGACGAGCGGCTGGCGCGCGCCAAGACGCAGGAATCGATCCGATCGGGCGAGACGCGCGCGCAGGATGGCGAAGGCTATCGTCTGGGCAATCGCGTGCTCGCCGAATTGGTCGGGGGAATGGTTGGCGGTGCGTTGATCGGGTGGACGCTCGATTATTTCTTGGGCACCTCTCCCTGGCTCCTGCTCGTGCTGCTTGCCCTCGGCATCGTCAGCGCGTTCAGGAATATCATCAGGATTTCGAACCGGCGCTCGAAGTGA
- the uvrC gene encoding excinuclease ABC subunit UvrC: MSSPNTPDRFNEDKATFAVKGSDAPDLDAGVAAIRNVVATLPIRPGVYRMQDARGDVLYVGKAKALKNRVTNYTQVTRLTKRLQRMVAQTRSMTIVTTNNEAEALLLEAQLIKRYRPAYNVLLRDDKSFPFILLRGDHAFPRVQLHRGARRSKGDYYGPFAGAGQVRMTLNALQKLFLLRSCTDSFFNNRDRPCLLHQIRRCSAPCVDRISAEDYAELVGDAKDFLGGKSTKVQTKLGAQMQEAAEKMDFELAAVLRDRLKALTFIQGSQAINAESVGDADIFAMAAKDGAIGIQAFFIRGGQNWGHRAFFPTHVQDVPEGEVLSQFLMQFYEEVPPARNVLIDRELAEADLLAEAMGERAGFKVSLSVPQRGDRRRLIEQARRNAVEALDRRLAEGTTQARLLREVAELFGLPDSPDRIEVYDNSHIQGTNALGAMVVAGPEGFRKGQYRKFNIKRAETIAGDDFGMMREVFSRRFGRAQDEDPNREKGDWPDLVLVDGGRGQLNAVTGVLEELGIEDITVVGIAKGPHHGRDGREVFHMMDGREFQLPVNSPVLFYLQRLRDEVHRFAIGAHRAKRAKAMTTSPLDDVPGIGPARKKALLMHFGTAKAVRAASLEDLSKAPGVSKAMAQGIHDFFHAR; the protein is encoded by the coding sequence ATGTCCTCCCCCAACACCCCCGACCGGTTCAACGAAGACAAGGCCACCTTCGCCGTCAAGGGCAGCGACGCGCCCGATCTCGACGCCGGCGTCGCGGCGATCCGCAATGTCGTTGCCACGCTGCCGATTCGCCCCGGCGTGTACCGGATGCAGGATGCGCGCGGCGATGTGCTGTATGTCGGCAAGGCCAAGGCGCTCAAGAACCGGGTCACCAACTATACCCAGGTCACCCGGCTGACGAAGCGGCTGCAGCGGATGGTGGCGCAGACGCGGTCGATGACGATCGTCACGACCAATAACGAGGCCGAGGCGCTGCTGCTCGAAGCTCAGCTGATCAAGCGCTATCGCCCAGCGTACAATGTGCTGCTGCGCGACGACAAGAGCTTCCCCTTCATCCTGCTGCGCGGCGATCACGCCTTTCCCCGCGTCCAGCTCCATCGCGGCGCGCGGCGGTCGAAGGGCGATTATTACGGGCCGTTCGCGGGGGCAGGGCAGGTGCGGATGACGCTCAACGCGCTGCAGAAACTGTTCCTGCTGCGCTCCTGCACCGACAGCTTCTTCAACAATCGCGACCGGCCGTGCCTGTTGCACCAGATTCGCCGCTGCTCGGCGCCCTGCGTCGATCGGATCAGCGCCGAGGATTATGCCGAGCTGGTCGGCGACGCGAAGGATTTCCTCGGCGGCAAATCGACCAAGGTGCAGACCAAATTGGGCGCGCAGATGCAGGAGGCCGCCGAGAAGATGGACTTCGAGCTCGCCGCGGTGCTGCGCGATCGGCTGAAGGCGTTGACCTTCATCCAGGGCAGCCAGGCGATCAACGCCGAGAGCGTCGGCGATGCCGATATCTTTGCGATGGCGGCGAAGGACGGCGCGATCGGCATCCAGGCCTTCTTCATCCGCGGCGGCCAGAATTGGGGGCACCGCGCCTTCTTCCCGACGCATGTCCAGGACGTTCCCGAGGGCGAGGTGCTCAGCCAGTTCCTGATGCAATTCTATGAGGAGGTGCCGCCCGCGCGCAATGTGCTGATCGACCGCGAGCTGGCCGAAGCCGACTTGCTTGCCGAAGCGATGGGCGAGCGTGCGGGGTTCAAGGTGTCGCTGTCGGTGCCGCAGCGGGGCGACCGGCGGCGGCTGATCGAACAGGCGCGGCGCAACGCGGTCGAGGCGCTCGACCGGCGGCTGGCCGAGGGAACGACGCAGGCGCGGCTGCTGCGCGAGGTCGCCGAATTGTTCGGCCTGCCCGACAGTCCCGACCGGATCGAAGTGTATGACAACAGCCATATTCAGGGCACCAACGCGCTGGGGGCGATGGTGGTCGCTGGGCCCGAGGGCTTTCGCAAGGGCCAGTATCGCAAGTTCAACATCAAGCGCGCCGAAACGATCGCGGGCGACGATTTCGGCATGATGCGCGAGGTGTTCAGCCGCCGCTTTGGCCGAGCGCAGGATGAAGACCCCAATCGCGAAAAGGGCGACTGGCCCGATCTGGTGCTGGTCGATGGCGGGCGCGGGCAGTTGAACGCGGTGACCGGGGTGCTCGAGGAACTGGGGATCGAGGACATCACCGTCGTCGGCATCGCCAAGGGGCCGCATCATGGCCGCGATGGGCGCGAGGTGTTCCACATGATGGACGGGCGCGAATTCCAGCTGCCGGTCAATTCGCCGGTGCTGTTCTACCTCCAGCGGCTGCGCGACGAGGTCCACCGCTTCGCGATCGGCGCGCACCGCGCCAAGCGCGCCAAGGCGATGACCACCAGCCCGCTCGACGACGTGCCAGGCATCGGCCCGGCGCGGAAAAAGGCGCTGCTGATGCACTTCGGCACCGCCAAGGCGGTGCGCGCGGCAAGTCTGGAGGATCTGTCGAAGGCGCCGGGCGTGTCGAAGGCGATGGCGCAGGGAATCCACGACTTCTTCCACGCGCGGTAA
- a CDS encoding YdbH domain-containing protein: MTAQAEQEPGAVAARRWWRLLGVPRRGRVPLGIAIVLLAVLIAVWSQRRPIAENFIDDELARRGIAASYRVADIGLSSQRLTDLVIGDPADPDLVADSVIVRTQVGLSGARVTGIEAGQVRLRGRLVDGKLSLGALDRLLPAPSGKPFALPEMFVDVADARMRLTTPYGVVGVRVSGRGQLNDGFVGRIAAVSDRLAVSGCTGGGVSAAMALRIDEGAPTLTGPVRAAAVDCGATGRARDVALGLNVALGAQLDRWRGNAKVAVARAGAAAGGLSGLTGTVDFAGNAARTEGAVDLASRGFAATDARGSGLAIDGRYRIEGPAIRFAGRARADRVGLAPAGLAQVSALASSAAGTPVAALGAKFADAIAQAGKRSAIDLRFAVQQRGSRGALVVREATVDAASGAQIVLRGGQGVRLGWPGGALGVDGNLTLGGGGLPQGEVRLVQARPGEAVTGEARFEPYAAGVEALALAPVRFSRAPDGATAITTRMRFSGAFPGGRVDGLTLPIDARWDGGKRLAVNPRCAATSFDRLRVSALLLAPARLALCPTGAALLSIGPGGVRGGASVARPVLRGTIGGTPLRLEAARARFALDGLRFDVADVAARLGAGDRISRLDIAALDGRVRDGGAAGRFTGASGAIGNVPLNLSDGAGTWHFADGRLTLNGEALQVADAAPEPRYNPLAANDFVLTLSGNRIDASGTLTTPAAGVKVADVTIVHDLGAGAGRADLAVTGITFTEAFQPEVLTRLTFGVIADVAGTVSGAGQIRWSPESVTSDGVFRTAGTDLAAAFGPVQGISGEIRFTDLLGLKTAPSQFATIAVANPGIPVENGQVRYQLIGNQKVAVEGGRWPFGGGELVLEPTVLDFGQTVERRMVFRVRGVDGAQFLQTFDFDNLNATGTFDGVLPMVFDERGGRIEDGRLTVREGGGTIAYLGELTQEDLGTWGNLAFQALKAIDYDRLNLVLNGSLSGEMVTEIQFAGISQGKGTKSNFIIDRLAKLPLVFNITIRAPFRQLLDSVQSYYDPSRLIERNLPTLLEQQQQREAPPVQPPASENVP, translated from the coding sequence GTGACGGCGCAAGCCGAGCAGGAACCGGGCGCGGTCGCGGCGCGGCGGTGGTGGCGGCTGCTGGGCGTGCCGCGGCGCGGCCGGGTGCCGCTGGGCATCGCGATCGTGCTGCTGGCGGTGCTCATCGCGGTCTGGAGCCAGCGTCGGCCGATCGCCGAGAATTTCATTGACGACGAACTGGCGCGGCGCGGTATCGCCGCGAGCTATCGCGTCGCCGATATCGGCCTGTCGAGCCAAAGGCTGACCGACCTGGTGATCGGCGATCCCGCCGACCCCGATCTGGTCGCCGACAGCGTGATCGTGCGGACGCAGGTGGGGTTGTCGGGCGCTCGCGTCACCGGGATCGAGGCGGGGCAGGTGCGGCTGCGCGGACGGCTGGTCGATGGGAAGCTGTCGCTGGGGGCGCTCGACCGGTTGCTGCCCGCGCCGTCGGGCAAGCCGTTCGCGTTGCCCGAGATGTTCGTCGACGTCGCCGATGCGCGGATGCGGCTGACGACCCCCTATGGCGTGGTCGGGGTGCGCGTGAGCGGGCGCGGACAGCTGAACGACGGCTTTGTTGGGCGGATCGCCGCGGTGTCCGATCGGCTGGCGGTGAGCGGCTGCACCGGCGGCGGGGTGAGTGCGGCGATGGCGCTGAGGATCGACGAGGGCGCGCCCACGCTGACCGGGCCGGTCCGTGCCGCGGCGGTCGATTGCGGCGCCACCGGCCGCGCGCGCGATGTAGCGCTCGGGCTCAACGTCGCGCTGGGGGCGCAGCTCGATCGCTGGCGCGGTAATGCGAAGGTCGCAGTGGCACGGGCTGGCGCTGCGGCGGGCGGGCTGTCGGGGCTGACGGGCACCGTCGACTTTGCCGGCAACGCCGCGCGAACCGAGGGTGCGGTCGATCTGGCATCGCGCGGCTTTGCCGCCACCGATGCGCGCGGCAGCGGGTTGGCGATCGACGGGCGGTATCGAATCGAAGGCCCCGCGATCCGTTTCGCCGGGCGCGCGCGCGCCGATCGCGTTGGGCTTGCGCCGGCAGGACTGGCGCAAGTGAGCGCTTTGGCAAGCAGCGCCGCGGGAACGCCGGTGGCCGCGCTCGGCGCGAAGTTCGCCGATGCGATCGCGCAGGCAGGCAAGCGGAGCGCGATCGACCTGCGGTTCGCGGTGCAGCAGCGCGGGAGCCGCGGCGCGCTGGTGGTGCGAGAGGCAACGGTCGACGCCGCCAGCGGCGCACAGATTGTGCTGCGCGGCGGGCAGGGGGTGCGGCTCGGCTGGCCCGGCGGTGCGCTGGGTGTTGATGGAAACCTGACGCTCGGCGGCGGCGGCTTGCCGCAGGGTGAGGTGCGGCTGGTCCAGGCGCGCCCCGGCGAGGCGGTGACCGGCGAGGCGCGCTTCGAACCTTATGCCGCAGGGGTCGAGGCACTCGCGCTGGCCCCGGTGCGCTTCTCGCGCGCGCCTGACGGAGCGACCGCGATCACCACCCGGATGCGGTTCAGCGGGGCATTTCCGGGCGGGCGGGTCGATGGCTTGACGTTGCCGATCGACGCGCGCTGGGATGGGGGCAAGCGACTTGCAGTAAACCCGCGCTGCGCGGCGACGTCGTTCGATCGGCTGCGGGTGTCGGCGTTGCTGCTCGCACCCGCGCGGCTTGCCTTGTGCCCGACCGGGGCGGCGTTGCTCAGCATCGGCCCCGGCGGGGTGCGCGGCGGCGCCAGCGTCGCGCGACCGGTGCTGCGCGGCACGATCGGCGGAACCCCGCTCCGGCTCGAGGCCGCGCGCGCGCGGTTCGCGCTCGACGGGCTGCGCTTCGACGTCGCCGATGTCGCTGCGCGACTGGGGGCGGGGGATCGCATCTCGCGGCTCGATATCGCGGCGCTCGATGGGCGGGTGCGCGATGGCGGTGCGGCCGGGCGGTTCACAGGTGCAAGCGGCGCGATCGGCAATGTGCCGTTGAACCTGTCGGACGGTGCCGGCACGTGGCACTTTGCCGATGGCCGGCTGACCCTGAATGGTGAGGCGTTGCAGGTCGCCGATGCCGCGCCCGAACCACGTTACAATCCGCTGGCGGCGAATGATTTCGTGCTCACGCTCTCGGGCAACCGCATCGACGCCAGCGGCACGCTTACCACCCCGGCGGCGGGGGTGAAGGTGGCGGACGTCACGATCGTCCATGATCTGGGCGCGGGGGCGGGGCGCGCCGATCTCGCCGTCACCGGCATCACCTTCACCGAAGCGTTCCAGCCCGAAGTGCTTACCAGGCTCACCTTCGGCGTGATCGCCGACGTCGCCGGCACCGTGTCGGGCGCGGGGCAGATACGCTGGAGCCCCGAGTCGGTTACCAGCGACGGGGTGTTCCGCACCGCGGGTACCGACCTCGCCGCCGCCTTCGGCCCGGTGCAGGGGATATCGGGCGAGATCCGCTTTACCGACCTGCTCGGGCTCAAGACCGCGCCGTCGCAGTTCGCGACGATCGCGGTCGCCAATCCGGGGATCCCGGTCGAGAATGGGCAGGTGCGCTACCAGCTGATCGGAAACCAGAAGGTGGCGGTCGAGGGCGGGCGCTGGCCGTTCGGCGGCGGCGAGCTGGTGCTCGAGCCGACGGTGCTCGATTTCGGTCAGACGGTCGAGCGGCGGATGGTGTTTCGCGTTCGCGGGGTCGATGGCGCGCAATTCCTGCAGACCTTCGATTTCGACAATCTCAACGCCACCGGCACCTTCGACGGCGTCCTGCCGATGGTCTTCGACGAACGCGGCGGGCGGATCGAGGATGGCCGGCTGACGGTGCGCGAGGGCGGCGGGACGATCGCCTATCTTGGCGAGCTGACGCAGGAGGATTTGGGCACCTGGGGCAATCTGGCGTTCCAAGCGCTCAAGGCGATCGACTATGATCGGCTGAACCTGGTGCTCAATGGTTCGCTGTCGGGCGAGATGGTGACCGAGATCCAGTTCGCCGGAATCAGCCAGGGCAAGGGCACCAAATCGAACTTCATCATCGATCGACTCGCGAAGCTGCCGCTGGTGTTCAACATCACGATTCGCGCGCCGTTTCGCCAATTGCTCGATTCGGTGCAGAGCTATTACGACCCGAGCCGGCTGATCGAGCGCAACCTGCCGACGCTGCTCGAACAGCAGCAGCAGCGTGAAGCGCCCCCCGTTCAGCCCCCCGCAAGCGAGAATGTGCCATGA
- a CDS encoding GIY-YIG nuclease family protein, translating to MARGGWTYIMAAKPRGMTYIGVTAYLAARVDQHRRDVGSAYCRRYGIRTLVLAEWHEDILAAIAREKALKAWKKAWKYRLIEQTNPGWRDLYDTIA from the coding sequence ATGGCACGGGGCGGATGGACCTATATTATGGCGGCGAAGCCGCGTGGCATGACCTATATCGGAGTCACCGCTTACCTCGCTGCACGTGTCGATCAGCATCGCCGCGATGTCGGCTCAGCCTATTGCCGCCGCTACGGCATAAGGACGTTGGTACTTGCCGAATGGCATGAAGACATTCTTGCCGCGATCGCCCGCGAAAAGGCGCTGAAAGCCTGGAAGAAAGCGTGGAAATACCGGCTGATCGAACAAACTAATCCCGGCTGGCGCGACCTGTACGACACGATCGCCTAG
- a CDS encoding YdbL family protein, with the protein MRIAKWMIGLALVAGVAGTAQAQRDPDYAKARAAGQIGEQTDGYLGVVGNAPDNVRAIVRDINIKRKSVYTQRAGAGSTIEQFAFVSGCNLIARTEPGEMYQTPSGAWKQRGAGPPERDPRCV; encoded by the coding sequence ATGCGTATCGCGAAATGGATGATCGGCCTGGCGCTGGTGGCGGGGGTTGCGGGTACCGCGCAGGCGCAGCGTGACCCCGACTATGCCAAGGCGCGCGCTGCCGGGCAGATCGGCGAGCAGACCGACGGCTATCTGGGCGTGGTGGGCAACGCGCCCGACAATGTCCGCGCGATCGTTCGCGACATCAACATCAAGCGCAAATCGGTCTACACCCAGCGCGCGGGCGCGGGTTCGACGATCGAACAATTTGCGTTCGTGTCGGGCTGCAACCTGATCGCGCGCACCGAACCGGGCGAGATGTACCAGACGCCGAGCGGCGCGTGGAAGCAGCGAGGCGCGGGGCCGCCCGAGCGCGATCCGCGGTGTGTGTGA
- a CDS encoding DUF885 domain-containing protein, which produces MDRRQFIGTTALAGTAAALPGFALAQGNAADQKLRAMLDAFFYARLEDNPEGATSLGLDTGPRAGLKAKLSDASRAQDQRQLARAKREQAELKTVDRAALSPAAQLDYEVVGYQLDRVVESERFTYGSNGGRYSPYVLSQLSGAYRDVPDFLSNTHRVASAADADAYVARVAAFGGVIDQETERQRADAAKGVFAPDFILETTLKQLGQARDKPAAQSGPVTDLAAKLKAANLPPERAAEVEKLMAERVYPALDRQRALVTELRGRATHDAGVWRLPDGEAYYAAAASAATTTELSGDEIHRLGLEQVAEISGRIDAILKGQGMGSGTVGERLVALNKRPDQLFPNTDPGREALLTQLRAQVKAMEARLPEQFAVVPKAPVEVRRVPEAIQAGAPGGYYQSASLDGTRPAIYFINLRDTFDRPKFGLATLSYHEGVPGHHLQVMSALESDDIPLIRRRGGYSGYSEGWALYTEQLADEMGMYEGDPLGQVGYLQSLLFRATRLVVDSGLHVKRWSREKATDYFLATTGIARGRGQGEIDRYTCWPGQACSYKIGHTVWTRLRDEAKAKAGAAWDPKAFHGVLTMGAMPLTVLERVVRARMV; this is translated from the coding sequence ATGGATCGTCGCCAGTTCATCGGCACCACCGCGCTCGCCGGCACCGCCGCAGCGCTGCCCGGCTTCGCTCTGGCGCAGGGCAATGCCGCCGACCAGAAGCTGCGCGCGATGCTCGATGCCTTTTTCTACGCGCGTCTCGAGGATAATCCCGAGGGCGCGACCTCGCTCGGGCTCGACACCGGTCCGCGCGCGGGGCTCAAGGCGAAGCTGTCCGACGCGTCGCGGGCGCAGGACCAGCGCCAGCTCGCGCGCGCCAAGCGCGAACAGGCCGAGCTCAAGACCGTCGATCGCGCGGCGCTCTCGCCCGCGGCGCAGCTCGATTACGAAGTCGTCGGCTATCAGCTCGATCGCGTGGTCGAAAGCGAGCGCTTCACCTATGGCTCGAATGGCGGGCGCTATTCGCCTTATGTGCTGAGTCAGCTGTCAGGCGCCTATCGCGACGTCCCCGATTTCCTGAGCAACACCCACCGCGTCGCGAGCGCCGCCGATGCCGATGCCTATGTCGCGCGCGTCGCGGCGTTCGGCGGGGTGATCGACCAGGAAACCGAGCGTCAGCGCGCCGATGCCGCCAAGGGGGTGTTCGCCCCTGACTTCATCCTCGAAACGACGCTCAAGCAGCTGGGCCAGGCGCGCGACAAGCCTGCGGCGCAAAGCGGTCCGGTCACCGATCTGGCCGCCAAGCTGAAGGCGGCGAACCTGCCGCCCGAGCGCGCCGCCGAAGTAGAGAAGCTGATGGCCGAGCGGGTCTATCCCGCGCTCGACCGGCAGCGCGCGCTGGTGACCGAGCTGCGCGGGCGCGCGACGCACGATGCCGGCGTGTGGCGGCTGCCCGATGGCGAGGCCTATTATGCCGCCGCCGCGAGCGCGGCGACGACTACCGAGCTGAGCGGCGACGAAATCCATCGGCTGGGGCTCGAGCAGGTCGCCGAGATTAGCGGACGGATCGATGCGATCCTCAAGGGGCAGGGGATGGGCAGCGGCACCGTCGGCGAGCGGCTGGTGGCGCTCAACAAGCGCCCCGACCAGCTGTTCCCCAACACCGATCCGGGCCGCGAGGCGCTGCTGACGCAGTTGCGCGCGCAGGTGAAGGCGATGGAAGCGCGGCTGCCCGAGCAGTTCGCGGTGGTGCCCAAGGCGCCGGTCGAGGTTCGGCGCGTGCCCGAGGCGATCCAGGCCGGCGCGCCGGGGGGCTATTACCAATCGGCGTCGCTCGACGGGACCCGCCCCGCGATCTATTTCATCAACCTGCGCGATACCTTCGACCGGCCCAAATTCGGCCTGGCGACGCTCAGCTATCACGAAGGCGTGCCCGGGCATCATCTGCAGGTGATGTCGGCGCTCGAGAGCGACGATATTCCGCTAATCCGCCGCCGCGGCGGCTATAGCGGCTATAGCGAGGGCTGGGCGCTCTATACCGAGCAACTGGCCGACGAAATGGGGATGTACGAGGGCGATCCGCTGGGGCAGGTCGGCTATCTCCAATCGCTGCTGTTCCGCGCGACGCGACTGGTGGTCGACAGCGGGCTGCACGTGAAGCGCTGGAGCCGCGAAAAGGCGACCGACTATTTCCTCGCCACCACCGGCATCGCGCGCGGCCGCGGGCAGGGCGAGATCGATCGCTATACCTGCTGGCCGGGGCAGGCGTGCAGCTACAAGATCGGCCACACGGTGTGGACGCGCCTGCGCGACGAAGCCAAGGCCAAGGCGGGCGCGGCGTGGGATCCGAAGGCGTTCCACGGGGTGTTGACGATGGGGGCGATGCCGTTGACGGTGCTGGAACGCGTGGTGCGCGCGCGGATGGTGTGA
- a CDS encoding YnbE family lipoprotein, which produces MKAMKSATLLRMSKRAAIGVVVLAGGCVNVTAPDKPIVINLNINITQEVVYRLDGEAKTLIQQNPGIF; this is translated from the coding sequence ATGAAAGCCATGAAAAGCGCGACCTTGCTTCGGATGTCGAAGCGTGCGGCGATCGGGGTGGTGGTGCTGGCTGGCGGGTGCGTGAACGTCACCGCGCCCGACAAGCCGATCGTCATCAACCTGAACATCAACATCACCCAGGAGGTGGTGTACCGGCTGGATGGCGAAGCAAAGACGTTGATCCAGCAGAACCCGGGGATTTTTTGA